A part of Nostoc sp. C052 genomic DNA contains:
- a CDS encoding DevA family ABC transporter ATP-binding protein codes for MLQQNSIISIQNLNHYFGQGALQKQILFDINLEIYPSEVVILMGQSGSGKTTLLTLMGGLRSVQEGKLKVLGHELYKANDQQLVQIRRNIGYIFQAHNLLRFLSACQNVQMSLELHKEFDSQEAKAKSEVMLEAVGLGHRVNYYPDDLSGGQKQRVAVARALVSHPKLVLADEPTAALDSKSGRDVVELMQRLAKEQGCAVLMVTHDNRILDIADRIIHMEDGHLVDC; via the coding sequence ATGTTACAACAAAACTCTATTATTTCTATTCAAAATCTCAATCACTACTTTGGTCAAGGGGCATTACAAAAACAGATTTTATTTGACATAAACCTAGAAATTTACCCTAGCGAAGTAGTTATTTTGATGGGGCAGTCAGGCTCAGGTAAAACAACCCTGCTCACTTTGATGGGAGGCTTGCGGTCTGTCCAAGAAGGAAAACTCAAAGTTTTAGGACATGAATTGTACAAAGCTAACGATCAGCAATTAGTGCAAATTCGACGAAATATTGGCTATATCTTTCAGGCTCACAATTTACTGCGATTTTTGAGCGCTTGCCAGAATGTTCAAATGTCATTGGAACTCCATAAAGAATTTGATAGTCAAGAAGCCAAAGCTAAATCCGAAGTTATGCTGGAAGCTGTTGGCTTGGGACATAGAGTGAATTACTATCCTGATGATTTATCTGGTGGACAGAAACAAAGAGTTGCTGTTGCTCGTGCTTTGGTAAGTCATCCGAAACTGGTTTTAGCTGATGAACCCACTGCTGCTTTGGATAGTAAATCAGGTCGGGATGTAGTAGAACTCATGCAGCGTCTGGCTAAGGAGCAGGGTTGTGCTGTTTTAATGGTTACTCACGACAATCGCATTCTTGATATTGCTGACCGCATCATTCATATGGAGGATGGACATTTGGTAGATTGTTAG
- the devC gene encoding ABC transporter permease DevC, whose protein sequence is MSKIRLAWLQLTREKSRMIVAMAGISFSNILMFMQLGFEGALYDSAARFHTTLKADLVMISPRSKSLAYMRQFSSRRLYQVSGFEGVNSVSPVYVDFADWKNPANADYRAIFVFGFEPEKPVFNLPEVNQNLNKLKLPDTFLFDRSSRSEYGPIAAQFERDKQVLTEISNYRIKTVGLFTLGPSFAADGNLITSDQNFLRLFKNRRDGEIDIGLITLKPGVDQQRTLNNLVAKLPKDVRLLTYQEFIEFEKEYWRTSTPIGFMFALGTGMGFVVGIIIVYQILFTDVNEHLAEYATLKAMGFTDNYLLRVVFQEALILAIFGYIPGLGISFGLYELTKAATFLPIFMSVSRSAFVLGLTILMCTISGAIAVRKLRAADPADIF, encoded by the coding sequence ATGTCTAAAATACGTTTAGCTTGGTTACAACTTACCCGCGAAAAATCTCGCATGATTGTTGCTATGGCGGGTATTAGTTTTTCCAATATTCTCATGTTTATGCAGTTGGGATTTGAGGGTGCGCTTTATGATAGTGCTGCACGCTTCCATACCACTTTAAAAGCGGACTTGGTGATGATTAGTCCCCGTTCTAAGTCTCTTGCTTATATGAGACAGTTTTCTTCACGTCGTCTCTATCAAGTATCAGGCTTTGAAGGGGTTAATTCTGTCAGCCCTGTTTATGTCGATTTTGCTGATTGGAAAAATCCAGCTAATGCTGATTATCGAGCCATATTTGTATTCGGTTTTGAACCTGAAAAACCAGTATTTAACTTACCAGAAGTTAATCAAAATCTCAATAAATTAAAATTGCCTGATACTTTTCTGTTTGACCGTTCTTCCCGTTCTGAATATGGGCCAATTGCTGCACAATTTGAGCGAGACAAACAGGTATTAACGGAAATTAGTAACTACAGAATTAAAACTGTTGGCTTGTTTACTCTTGGGCCTTCCTTTGCGGCAGATGGAAATTTAATCACCAGTGACCAAAATTTCTTGCGTTTGTTTAAAAATCGTCGTGATGGAGAAATTGATATTGGCTTAATTACTCTCAAACCTGGTGTAGATCAGCAAAGAACACTGAATAATTTAGTTGCTAAACTGCCTAAAGATGTTAGATTACTTACTTACCAAGAATTCATCGAGTTTGAAAAAGAATATTGGCGTACAAGTACACCGATTGGCTTTATGTTTGCACTCGGTACAGGGATGGGATTTGTGGTTGGTATAATCATTGTGTATCAAATCCTTTTCACAGATGTCAACGAACATTTAGCCGAGTACGCCACCCTCAAAGCTATGGGGTTCACAGATAATTATTTATTGCGTGTTGTTTTTCAAGAAGCTCTAATTTTAGCAATTTTTGGCTATATTCCTGGTTTAGGTATTTCTTTTGGTTTATATGAATTGACCAAAGCTGCAACTTTTTTACCAATTTTTATGAGTGTTAGTCGTTCTGCATTTGTTTTAGGTTTGACAATCTTAATGTGTACTATTTCTGGCGCGATTGCTGTACGGAAATTGAGAGCAGCAGATCCAGCAGATATTTTTTAG
- a CDS encoding heavy-metal-associated domain-containing protein: MTLQIKVPNMACSACGDTITKAVKTVDPTATVQADPKTKIVLVDTNADETVIKEAITTAGYSVT; this comes from the coding sequence ATGACACTCCAAATAAAAGTTCCTAATATGGCTTGCTCTGCTTGTGGAGACACTATTACTAAAGCAGTTAAAACAGTTGATCCTACTGCTACGGTTCAAGCAGATCCAAAAACAAAAATCGTCTTAGTGGACACAAATGCTGACGAAACAGTTATTAAGGAAGCAATTACTACTGCTGGCTATTCTGTCACTTAA
- a CDS encoding ABC exporter membrane fusion protein has product MKQPFLKSKKWWVILFLSVTTSVISTATIYSLLHSQPAQKNPSSASLATTPPTNAISARGRVEPQGEVIRLSASTSLETVKIYKLLVKEGDKVTSNQVIAILDNYNRLSAALKQAKQQVKVAQANLAKVEAGAKTGEINAQQATIARLQAQLFGERKTQQATIARLQAQLLGGRRTQQANIARLQAQLNNAQTEFGRFEMLYKEGAVEASKFDSKGLELETAREQLNEAKASLNQTEETLQQQINEARSTLKQTEETLQQQINEAKATLDQIAEVRPTDVQAAQAEVESAEAAVEKAQADQELTYVRAPKSGQILKIYTFPGEIVGNEGIADMGQTDQMYVVAEVYETDVNQVRIGQQARVNSEAFSGELHGKVTQVGLQVKKQATFSTDPVADVDRRVVEIKIRLNPKDAKQVRSLTNLQVEVIINTEKS; this is encoded by the coding sequence ATGAAGCAGCCATTTCTTAAGTCAAAAAAGTGGTGGGTAATTCTCTTCCTTAGTGTCACTACCTCAGTTATTAGCACGGCTACTATTTATAGTCTTCTTCATTCCCAACCTGCTCAGAAAAATCCCTCATCAGCTTCCTTAGCAACTACTCCTCCTACCAACGCCATTAGTGCCAGAGGACGCGTAGAACCACAAGGTGAAGTTATTCGCCTCTCTGCTTCCACTTCTCTTGAAACTGTTAAAATTTATAAACTTTTAGTGAAAGAGGGAGATAAAGTTACCTCAAATCAAGTAATTGCCATCCTAGACAACTATAATCGTCTTTCAGCTGCTTTAAAACAAGCCAAACAACAAGTAAAAGTTGCTCAAGCTAATTTAGCTAAGGTAGAAGCTGGGGCAAAAACTGGGGAAATTAACGCTCAACAAGCAACTATTGCCCGCCTGCAAGCACAACTATTTGGTGAGAGAAAAACTCAACAAGCAACTATTGCTCGCTTGCAAGCCCAACTATTGGGCGGAAGAAGAACTCAACAAGCAAACATTGCTCGTCTACAAGCCCAGTTAAACAATGCTCAAACAGAATTTGGGCGCTTTGAGATGTTATACAAAGAAGGTGCGGTTGAAGCTTCCAAATTTGATAGCAAGGGTTTGGAATTAGAAACTGCTAGAGAGCAATTGAATGAAGCTAAGGCTAGCCTAAATCAAACCGAGGAAACCTTACAGCAGCAAATCAACGAGGCTAGATCCACTCTTAAGCAAACAGAAGAAACCTTGCAACAGCAAATCAACGAAGCAAAAGCAACTTTAGACCAAATCGCTGAGGTTCGTCCCACAGATGTGCAAGCAGCTCAAGCAGAGGTAGAAAGTGCAGAAGCTGCTGTGGAAAAAGCTCAAGCAGATCAGGAATTAACTTACGTGCGCGCACCCAAGAGCGGTCAAATTTTAAAAATTTATACTTTTCCTGGAGAAATTGTTGGTAACGAAGGAATTGCAGACATGGGTCAAACAGACCAGATGTACGTAGTTGCTGAAGTATACGAAACTGATGTTAACCAAGTACGTATCGGTCAACAAGCCAGAGTTAATAGTGAAGCCTTTTCTGGAGAACTACATGGAAAGGTCACTCAAGTTGGTTTGCAAGTAAAAAAACAAGCAACTTTTAGTACTGATCCTGTTGCTGATGTAGACCGCAGAGTTGTTGAAATTAAAATTCGTCTTAATCCAAAAGATGCCAAGCAAGTTAGAAGTTTAACCAATTTACAAGTAGAAGTCATAATTAACACAGAAAAATCTTAA
- a CDS encoding DUF305 domain-containing protein, with amino-acid sequence MNKKVLTYSLVALLTGTTITAFSIIDSAKANDRNQVQAPNPTNTSPMHGGMNMRAEVDKSFIEMMIPHHQSATEMAQMALSRAKSPEVKKLAQSIISDQTREIKQMQGWYKQWYGKEIPTTGMNMGDGMDEAMKISMQQQEMMDKEMMTALQNAPNFDQEFLRQMTRHHRMATMMGGMVGNSARHPEIRNLAQSIAKSQSAEIAQMQELLQAMSTQNRNTSNRSSR; translated from the coding sequence ATGAACAAAAAAGTTTTAACCTACAGTCTAGTTGCTCTATTAACAGGCACCACTATCACAGCTTTTTCCATCATTGACAGCGCCAAAGCCAACGATCGCAATCAAGTGCAAGCTCCCAATCCAACAAACACAAGCCCTATGCATGGTGGAATGAACATGAGGGCTGAAGTGGATAAGTCGTTTATCGAAATGATGATTCCTCATCATCAAAGTGCTACTGAAATGGCTCAGATGGCTTTGAGCCGAGCCAAAAGTCCTGAAGTCAAAAAGCTGGCGCAATCCATCATTTCAGACCAAACCCGCGAAATTAAGCAGATGCAGGGCTGGTATAAACAGTGGTACGGCAAAGAAATCCCCACAACTGGCATGAATATGGGTGACGGGATGGACGAGGCAATGAAGATTTCCATGCAGCAGCAAGAAATGATGGATAAGGAGATGATGACAGCCCTACAAAATGCGCCTAACTTTGACCAGGAATTTCTCCGCCAAATGACTCGCCATCACCGAATGGCGACGATGATGGGTGGCATGGTTGGTAACAGTGCTAGGCATCCCGAAATTAGAAATTTAGCTCAATCCATTGCCAAGAGTCAAAGTGCTGAAATTGCTCAAATGCAAGAGTTGCTCCAAGCAATGAGTACTCAAAATCGAAATACTTCTAATCGTTCGAGTAGGTAG
- a CDS encoding glycosyltransferase: MTHFGILCPAKTGHLNTMLPLGRELQRRGHRVTLFGIADVQSKTLAAGLDFWRIGETEFPLGIAAQSLAQLGKLSGFAALRYNLNLIQQEAAMVLRDAPKALKEAGVEALLVNQMTLEGGSIAEFLDIPFITVCSALPLNQEDGVPPFVTSWSYNPARWAHLRNQTAYSLLNRIAQPIEKLINEYRRSWNLPPCYDVNVSYSKLAQLSQIPAEFDFPRQHLPQCFHFTGPYHDSASREAVPFPWEKLTGQPLIYASMGTIQNRLMDVFQSIAQACDGLDVQLVISLGGGNLDSFKELPGKPLVVKYAPQMELLKQASLTITHAGLNTVLESLNNGVPMVAIPITSDQPGTAARLAWTGAGVTVPLTKLSVTRLRIAIQEVLNQDSYKNSASRLQAAIQRAGGVRRAADIVELAISKEKPVLTTV; the protein is encoded by the coding sequence ATGACTCATTTTGGCATTCTCTGTCCCGCAAAAACTGGTCACCTCAACACAATGCTACCTTTGGGACGCGAACTGCAACGACGCGGACATCGCGTAACCCTGTTTGGAATTGCAGATGTCCAATCCAAAACACTGGCAGCTGGATTGGATTTCTGGAGAATAGGAGAAACTGAATTTCCTTTGGGGATCGCAGCACAATCACTAGCACAACTTGGGAAATTGAGCGGCTTTGCCGCACTGCGATATAACCTCAATTTAATACAACAAGAAGCTGCGATGGTACTTCGTGATGCTCCAAAAGCACTCAAGGAAGCTGGCGTAGAAGCATTGCTGGTAAATCAAATGACATTAGAAGGAGGGAGTATTGCGGAATTTTTAGATATTCCCTTCATTACAGTGTGCAGTGCTTTGCCGCTCAATCAAGAAGACGGCGTTCCCCCTTTTGTGACATCTTGGAGCTATAACCCTGCACGATGGGCGCATCTGCGGAATCAAACCGCTTACTCTCTGCTTAATCGCATCGCTCAACCAATTGAAAAGCTGATAAATGAGTATCGCCGAAGCTGGAATTTGCCCCCATGCTATGACGTTAACGTTTCCTACTCTAAATTAGCGCAATTGAGCCAGATACCTGCTGAATTCGATTTTCCAAGACAGCATTTACCCCAATGCTTCCATTTCACAGGTCCTTACCATGACTCAGCTAGTCGAGAAGCTGTGCCTTTCCCCTGGGAAAAGCTAACTGGACAACCTCTGATTTACGCGTCGATGGGAACCATACAAAATCGCTTAATGGATGTTTTCCAAAGTATTGCTCAGGCTTGTGATGGATTAGATGTGCAATTGGTGATTTCTCTTGGTGGTGGTAATCTGGATTCTTTCAAAGAACTACCGGGAAAACCTTTGGTTGTTAAATATGCACCTCAAATGGAACTGCTCAAGCAAGCCAGCCTCACCATTACTCACGCAGGATTGAATACTGTTCTTGAGTCGTTAAACAATGGGGTGCCAATGGTTGCTATTCCCATTACCAGCGATCAGCCAGGTACAGCGGCTCGTCTGGCTTGGACAGGAGCAGGAGTAACAGTACCCTTAACTAAACTAAGCGTTACTAGGCTGCGAATTGCCATACAAGAAGTGCTAAACCAAGACTCCTACAAAAACAGTGCATCTAGGTTACAAGCAGCAATTCAACGCGCAGGTGGAGTTAGACGAGCAGCTGACATTGTGGAACTTGCCATATCTAAGGAAAAGCCTGTTTTGACAACGGTATGA
- a CDS encoding class I SAM-dependent methyltransferase, whose amino-acid sequence MFPNSTILKTIFLDTGVLIALLVGIGFWWRTAVRHYYLPCPFWLAWLLENPYMETLAGSSVILDRLNLSPGMQVIDVGSGTGRVAIPAARRVAPNGQVVALDSQSGMLQKLEQKASANSVTNIRTFLSRIEPGVLEHNKFDRALLVAVLGEIPDREAALQEIFAALKPNGILSITEVIPDPHYQTLGTVRRLAEAVGFMPSDYYGNFLVFTMNFIKPDTA is encoded by the coding sequence ATGTTTCCTAATTCAACCATATTGAAAACTATTTTTTTGGACACTGGGGTACTAATTGCCCTACTCGTAGGCATTGGATTCTGGTGGCGAACAGCTGTTCGCCACTACTATCTGCCCTGTCCATTTTGGCTGGCCTGGCTTTTAGAAAATCCATATATGGAGACTCTGGCAGGCAGTTCAGTCATTCTCGACCGTCTTAACCTCTCCCCTGGGATGCAGGTAATTGATGTAGGAAGTGGAACGGGTCGTGTTGCCATTCCTGCTGCTAGAAGAGTAGCACCAAATGGTCAGGTAGTGGCACTTGATAGCCAGTCAGGTATGTTGCAAAAGCTAGAGCAAAAGGCAAGCGCAAACAGTGTAACTAATATTCGGACGTTTCTGAGCAGAATTGAGCCGGGAGTACTAGAACATAACAAGTTTGATAGAGCATTGTTGGTGGCAGTATTAGGTGAAATTCCAGATCGGGAGGCAGCACTTCAAGAGATATTTGCCGCTCTTAAGCCAAATGGTATTCTTTCCATCACTGAGGTCATTCCTGACCCCCACTATCAAACGCTTGGCACTGTTCGCCGTTTGGCTGAAGCAGTCGGATTTATGCCTAGTGATTATTACGGTAACTTTTTGGTTTTTACAATGAACTTTATAAAGCCAGATACGGCATAG
- a CDS encoding formyltransferase family protein has protein sequence MMQRIALFNIECYSSSEAIISFIEEHHDKIAIVVTTDRYSSKHGNLLQQIITNYRRSGFDFVIYLTYNFIFYFWLIYLSQLASSITGRKRKHFTISEICHKYQIRHVKTSNINGKDIIAELKQANLDLIVIYFFDQIIKEQIIQIPKKAVINVHAALLPECKGLFPVLYSALKNDRKFGITIHEIVDISIDSGAILAQGKLEVDNTKYSVLTLDKLVNNQGIDLLTSVINNFDYFYLKRTPQMLGGSYFSFPTQNDIKSVQNQGFALVSFQEFISDFFE, from the coding sequence ATGATGCAAAGAATTGCTCTGTTTAATATAGAATGCTATTCCTCAAGTGAAGCTATAATCAGCTTTATTGAAGAACATCATGACAAAATAGCAATTGTAGTCACCACTGATAGATATAGTAGTAAACATGGTAATTTACTTCAGCAAATTATTACTAACTATCGCAGATCAGGTTTTGATTTCGTTATTTATTTAACTTACAACTTTATTTTTTATTTTTGGCTTATCTATCTATCTCAATTAGCTTCATCTATCACTGGTCGTAAAAGAAAGCACTTTACAATATCTGAAATCTGCCATAAGTATCAAATTCGTCACGTTAAAACATCAAATATAAATGGTAAAGATATTATTGCTGAATTAAAGCAAGCCAATCTTGATTTAATCGTGATATATTTCTTCGACCAAATTATCAAAGAGCAAATCATCCAAATACCCAAAAAAGCAGTTATTAACGTACACGCAGCACTTCTGCCTGAATGTAAAGGCTTATTCCCAGTTTTATACTCTGCTTTGAAAAATGATAGAAAATTTGGTATAACAATTCATGAAATTGTAGATATTTCTATTGATTCAGGAGCAATACTTGCCCAAGGAAAATTGGAAGTTGACAATACTAAATACAGTGTTTTGACTTTAGATAAATTAGTTAATAATCAAGGTATTGACTTATTAACTAGTGTCATCAATAATTTCGATTACTTTTATTTAAAACGAACTCCTCAAATGCTAGGTGGTTCATACTTTTCATTTCCCACCCAAAATGATATTAAAAGTGTCCAAAACCAGGGTTTTGCTCTAGTTAGTTTTCAAGAATTTATAAGTGATTTCTTCGAGTAA